In the genome of Afipia felis ATCC 53690, the window TCCAGCATCAGCGGGAAGGCGACGACGCTAATGCACAGCGCGACAATCGCAAACAGCAGGCCGACACCGCAGCCGAGCAGGATCAGCGTCCAGCCTTGCCGCGTGGTTAGCACCATGCCGATAAAATCTGGAATGCGCGCGGCCGGAGCGTAACCGAAGCAGGCGATATAAATTGCCTGCGCCGTTGCCACCCAGACGGCGAACAGGATCAGCAGCATCGCGCCCAGGGCGAGCATCGCGCCAAGCGAAGGAGATGACAGGACGTGCAGGGCGTCGGATGCCGTCGGATTTTGTCCGGCCTCGCGGCGGCGGCTGAGTTCGTAAAGCCCGATGGCGGCGAACGGCCCGAGCAATGCAAAGCCTGCGGCCAATGGGAATAGCAGCGGCAGCACCGAATAGCCGTGGATGAGCCGTGCGACGATGAGACCGATGACTGGGTAGATCAGCGCCAGGATGATCGCGTGTGACGGCAGCGCGACAAAATC includes:
- a CDS encoding DUF2189 domain-containing protein, whose protein sequence is MSSTYPSSGNTLPVAVSPPNGLPVVRRIHMSDLSAALRAGWEDFVALPSHAIILALIYPVIGLIVARLIHGYSVLPLLFPLAAGFALLGPFAAIGLYELSRRREAGQNPTASDALHVLSSPSLGAMLALGAMLLILFAVWVATAQAIYIACFGYAPAARIPDFIGMVLTTRQGWTLILLGCGVGLLFAIVALCISVVAFPLMLDRHASAAQAMTVSMKVVAENPQVMVTWGLIVAALLVLGSLPLFLGLAVVVPVLGHATWHLYRAAVEPATQPYREPAQPPREKRYAADFPVNLISWLR